Proteins encoded within one genomic window of Pigmentiphaga sp. H8:
- a CDS encoding FUSC family protein, producing the protein MHIQPSLLFPALRHPASRSFALRLAAASILAMAAATAFSIANPWWAAMAVWMIGQPTRGLLLERSLMQWLGTLAGGLAAVGLTALTGGAPALLLTALCVWMGLCCGASNLLRHQRAYGAALCGLTTAVIVVLTAGTPIDTAAFAAARVLDNMIGIAASLLVIALWNAPSPATALLEKTRDLLCATLGHAARQLGPDPIPDTAPRARKLVAALAELETTAEDTTAGSLSQRRRLKPMRGLLAGLLDLIAIMPALRQHAQALARRHAEDLDQLRASLDDLAETIQAGHGSSLAIVRTATRRLRGADPLFDTCLDEFEQALAAITASYRNMAATLPEPSPSPTAAHPDIAGVRIAAWRGVAVSALAAGAWLASGWEPLRYLMLGACIFTALFAPVDEPVPLMRRVLAGASAAAVAAFAWRVGIAPIVPHPWLSLALASPLILAAATAQAHRGTAFIGLAFNMLFAVLAQPVNTEPAEPMALLTVELMLLAGIACSYAAYRWLIPMTTLRRRRHLHRAIRTEIAAIAQWAGTPMRAARHLARLRFLVLALIARTSTEAATADGALAALSLGHALARMGHLLDRRPDAPEAPWIGQALRAMSKPLPTPHDAGATLRNYANRARAADASAAVPAARWLEEAAEHLTEHTAFFRAQPARAWRQRVADISSSPAREDRKRA; encoded by the coding sequence ATGCACATCCAGCCTTCCCTCCTGTTTCCCGCTCTTCGCCACCCCGCCTCGCGCAGCTTCGCGCTAAGGCTGGCCGCCGCCTCGATACTGGCCATGGCGGCCGCGACCGCCTTCTCCATCGCCAACCCCTGGTGGGCGGCCATGGCCGTCTGGATGATAGGCCAGCCCACGCGCGGACTGCTGCTCGAACGCAGCCTGATGCAATGGCTCGGCACCCTGGCCGGCGGCCTGGCGGCCGTCGGGCTGACCGCGCTGACGGGCGGCGCCCCGGCCCTGCTGCTGACCGCGCTATGTGTGTGGATGGGGCTGTGCTGCGGCGCCAGCAACCTGCTGCGGCACCAGCGCGCCTATGGCGCTGCCCTGTGCGGACTGACCACCGCCGTCATCGTCGTGCTGACGGCCGGCACGCCGATCGACACAGCCGCCTTCGCGGCGGCACGCGTGCTCGACAACATGATAGGCATCGCCGCTTCGCTGCTTGTCATCGCGCTGTGGAACGCGCCCTCTCCCGCGACCGCCCTGCTGGAGAAGACCCGCGACCTGCTCTGCGCGACGCTGGGCCACGCCGCCCGCCAGCTTGGGCCGGACCCGATTCCCGACACCGCGCCGCGCGCGCGCAAGCTCGTCGCCGCGCTGGCCGAACTGGAAACCACCGCCGAGGACACGACGGCCGGATCCCTGTCCCAGCGGCGCCGGCTCAAGCCCATGCGCGGCTTGCTGGCGGGACTGCTCGACCTGATCGCCATCATGCCGGCGCTGCGCCAGCACGCGCAGGCGCTGGCGCGGCGCCACGCGGAAGACCTGGACCAGTTGCGGGCCAGCCTGGACGACCTGGCCGAGACCATCCAGGCGGGACACGGGTCCTCGCTGGCCATCGTCCGCACCGCGACCCGCCGCCTGCGCGGCGCCGATCCGCTGTTCGACACCTGCCTGGACGAGTTCGAACAGGCGCTTGCGGCCATCACCGCGAGCTACCGGAACATGGCGGCGACCCTGCCGGAACCCTCTCCTTCGCCCACCGCCGCCCATCCGGATATCGCCGGCGTGCGCATCGCCGCCTGGCGGGGCGTGGCCGTCTCGGCGCTTGCCGCGGGGGCGTGGCTGGCATCCGGCTGGGAACCGCTGCGCTACCTGATGCTGGGCGCGTGCATCTTCACCGCTCTGTTCGCCCCGGTCGACGAACCGGTGCCGCTCATGCGGCGCGTATTGGCCGGCGCCTCCGCGGCGGCGGTCGCGGCCTTCGCGTGGCGCGTGGGCATCGCTCCCATCGTGCCCCATCCCTGGCTGTCGCTGGCCCTGGCTTCGCCGCTCATCCTGGCCGCCGCCACCGCCCAGGCGCATCGCGGCACGGCCTTCATCGGCCTGGCCTTCAACATGCTGTTCGCGGTGCTGGCGCAACCGGTCAATACCGAACCCGCCGAACCGATGGCGCTGCTTACGGTCGAGCTCATGCTGCTGGCAGGCATCGCCTGCAGCTACGCCGCCTACCGGTGGCTGATCCCGATGACCACCCTGCGCCGCCGCCGGCACCTGCATCGCGCCATACGCACCGAGATCGCCGCCATCGCGCAGTGGGCCGGTACGCCCATGCGCGCGGCACGCCACCTGGCCCGCCTGCGTTTCCTGGTCCTGGCGCTGATCGCCCGCACCAGCACGGAGGCCGCCACCGCCGACGGCGCGCTGGCGGCGCTATCGCTGGGCCACGCGCTGGCGCGCATGGGCCATTTGCTCGACCGGCGGCCCGATGCGCCGGAAGCGCCGTGGATAGGCCAGGCCTTGCGCGCGATGAGCAAACCGCTGCCCACGCCGCACGATGCCGGCGCGACGCTGCGCAACTACGCCAACCGGGCCCGCGCGGCCGACGCCTCCGCCGCCGTGCCTGCCGCCCGCTGGCTGGAGGAAGCCGCGGAGCACCTGACCGAGCACACGGCATTCTTCCGCGCGCAGCCGGCAAGAGCATGGAGGCAGCGGGTCGCGGACATTTCTTCTTCGCCCGCCCGTGAAGACAGGAAACGCGCGTGA
- a CDS encoding type II toxin-antitoxin system HicB family antitoxin, whose amino-acid sequence MRYAARIEPDGNVFMVSFRDIPEALTAADTREEAEAAAADALRTAMDFYFEDRRAVPLPSKAQAGEVLVELPASLWAKVLLLNEMVRQDVAPVELARRLGTRKQEVTRIMDLGHATKIDTIAAALASLGRELSLSVR is encoded by the coding sequence ATGCGCTACGCCGCTCGAATCGAACCGGATGGCAACGTTTTCATGGTGTCGTTCCGCGACATCCCCGAAGCTCTGACGGCTGCGGATACCCGCGAGGAAGCCGAGGCCGCAGCGGCCGATGCATTGCGCACGGCCATGGACTTCTATTTCGAGGATCGACGGGCCGTACCCCTGCCGTCCAAGGCCCAGGCCGGTGAGGTCCTGGTTGAACTACCTGCCAGCCTGTGGGCAAAGGTCCTGCTGCTCAACGAAATGGTCCGCCAGGACGTGGCGCCGGTGGAACTGGCGCGCCGGCTGGGAACGCGCAAGCAGGAAGTCACCCGCATCATGGACCTGGGCCATGCCACCAAGATCGATACCATTGCTGCCGCGCTTGCCAGCCTAGGGCGAGAGCTGAGCTTGTCGGTGCGTTAA
- a CDS encoding type II toxin-antitoxin system HicA family toxin — protein MKVNEFRRWLAAQGATFKEGAGHTKVYYQGKQTTLPRHPSQELGEGLRKAILKQLGIK, from the coding sequence GTGAAAGTTAACGAGTTCCGGCGATGGTTAGCTGCCCAGGGCGCCACATTCAAGGAAGGCGCCGGTCACACAAAGGTGTACTACCAGGGCAAGCAGACCACTCTGCCAAGGCACCCAAGCCAGGAGCTTGGGGAAGGGCTGAGAAAGGCGATTCTCAAGCAACTGGGGATCAAGTAA
- a CDS encoding 3-keto-5-aminohexanoate cleavage protein: MPRKVIITCAVTGSVHTPSMSPHLPITPDQIAEQAVDAARAGAAILHLHARHAADGRPAFEPAVYRQFLPRIHAQTDAVINITTGGSHTMTLEQRLAGAIDASAEMASCNMGSMNFALFPVLDKMKDFDFPWEREHLEKTRNAIFRNTFGDIETIFEQLGRGHGTRFEFECYDVGHLYNLKHFVDRGLVQGPIFLQFVLGVLGGIGADPENLVHMKRIADKLFGDSYQWSVLAAGRHQMPLVTQAALMGGNVRVGLEDSLSIGPGEMATSNAQQVGKIRGILESFGFGIATPDEAREMLGLKGRGKVALAA, translated from the coding sequence GTGCCCAGAAAAGTCATCATCACCTGCGCTGTTACCGGATCGGTGCACACCCCCAGCATGTCGCCGCACTTGCCCATCACGCCCGACCAGATCGCCGAACAGGCCGTGGACGCGGCGCGGGCCGGCGCGGCCATCCTGCACCTGCACGCCCGCCACGCGGCCGACGGCAGGCCGGCCTTCGAGCCCGCGGTCTACCGGCAATTCCTGCCGCGCATCCATGCCCAGACCGACGCCGTCATCAACATCACCACCGGCGGCTCGCACACCATGACGCTCGAACAGCGCCTGGCCGGCGCCATCGACGCCTCGGCGGAAATGGCCTCGTGCAACATGGGATCGATGAACTTCGCCCTGTTCCCCGTGCTGGACAAGATGAAGGATTTCGATTTTCCCTGGGAGCGCGAGCACCTGGAGAAGACCCGCAACGCCATCTTCCGCAACACCTTCGGCGACATCGAAACCATCTTCGAACAACTGGGGCGGGGGCACGGCACCCGCTTCGAGTTCGAGTGCTACGACGTCGGCCACCTGTACAACCTCAAGCACTTCGTCGACCGCGGCCTGGTGCAAGGGCCGATCTTCCTGCAATTCGTGCTGGGCGTGCTGGGCGGCATAGGCGCCGATCCCGAGAATCTCGTGCACATGAAACGCATCGCCGACAAGCTGTTCGGCGACAGCTACCAATGGTCCGTCCTGGCCGCCGGCCGCCACCAGATGCCGCTGGTCACCCAGGCCGCACTGATGGGCGGCAACGTGCGGGTGGGGCTGGAGGATTCGCTGTCCATCGGACCGGGCGAGATGGCCACCTCCAATGCGCAGCAGGTGGGCAAGATACGCGGGATCCTGGAGTCCTTCGGCTTCGGGATCGCGACGCCCGACGAGGCGCGCGAGATGCTGGGGTTGAAGGGAAGAGGGAAGGTGGCACTGGCGGCGTAA
- a CDS encoding fumarylacetoacetate hydrolase family protein, with the protein MKLVTFSHRGRTSIGKVEGTRVIDLAAADPALPATMRGLLAGGRGLLQRARDVDPERAPAYPLADVRLEAPVPDPGKYLAIGMNYGKHVIEAKRAGVDVPDSQVWFNKQVSCINGPYDPVHMPRVSDKLDYEAELGVVIGTRCRHVPAGQARDVIAGYLVCNDVSVRDWQRRSATMTLGKSFNTTGPIGPWIVTDDEVPDPLALTLRMRVNGEVRQEARTGEMIYSIYDQIAYLSTVMTLEPGDILATGTPSGVGAAMDPPSFLKVGDVMRVEIDGIGHIENRVVAEPA; encoded by the coding sequence ATGAAACTCGTCACTTTCTCCCATCGCGGCAGGACCTCCATCGGCAAGGTCGAGGGCACGCGGGTGATCGACCTCGCGGCCGCCGATCCGGCGCTGCCCGCCACCATGCGCGGCCTGCTCGCCGGCGGCCGGGGCCTGCTGCAACGCGCGCGCGACGTCGATCCCGAGCGGGCACCGGCCTACCCGCTGGCCGACGTCAGGCTGGAAGCGCCGGTGCCCGATCCCGGCAAATACCTCGCCATCGGCATGAACTATGGCAAGCACGTGATCGAGGCCAAGCGTGCCGGCGTGGATGTGCCCGACAGCCAGGTCTGGTTCAACAAACAGGTCAGCTGCATCAACGGCCCCTACGACCCCGTGCACATGCCGCGCGTGTCCGACAAGCTCGACTACGAAGCCGAGCTGGGCGTGGTGATCGGCACCCGCTGCCGCCATGTGCCGGCGGGGCAGGCCAGGGACGTCATCGCCGGCTACCTCGTCTGCAACGACGTGTCGGTGCGCGACTGGCAGCGGCGTTCGGCCACCATGACCCTGGGCAAGTCCTTCAACACCACCGGTCCCATCGGCCCGTGGATCGTTACCGACGACGAAGTGCCCGATCCGCTGGCGCTGACGCTGCGCATGCGGGTCAACGGCGAAGTGCGCCAGGAGGCCCGCACCGGCGAGATGATCTACAGCATCTACGACCAGATCGCCTACCTGTCCACCGTCATGACGCTGGAGCCCGGCGACATCCTGGCCACCGGCACGCCTTCCGGCGTGGGCGCCGCCATGGATCCGCCTTCCTTCCTCAAGGTCGGCGACGTGATGCGCGTCGAGATCGACGGCATCGGCCATATCGAAAACCGCGTCGTCGCCGAGCCGGCGTAA
- a CDS encoding VOC family protein → MRTGLEAAYIGLDSTAPAALGAYLTEVVGLMPGQAAADGAATWRVDGKAQRVWVREGARNDAACIGFEAADEQVYDRVLGRLSAQGWRMRPGTAAERAARRVRDLTVIQTPWNVPLELVTGLEEAATPFASPHFSEGFVTAGQGFGHFVFAVGSAEEYDAARRFAIDGLGLVLSDWLRLPMGEIQMHVSFFHCNPRHHSLAIAYLPRPEVPQRLHHVNFEVAHVRSVGLAYDRALRAGTPLANTLGQHANDGMVSFYSLGPDGWRVEIGATGRTVGEDWNDVREYDRISDWGHLPPDALAQALAGSPSSSA, encoded by the coding sequence GTGAGGACAGGATTGGAAGCGGCCTACATCGGCCTGGACAGCACGGCGCCGGCGGCCCTGGGCGCCTATCTGACCGAGGTCGTGGGTTTGATGCCCGGCCAGGCCGCCGCCGACGGTGCCGCCACCTGGCGGGTCGATGGCAAGGCGCAGCGGGTATGGGTGCGCGAAGGCGCGCGCAACGATGCCGCCTGCATCGGCTTCGAAGCGGCCGATGAACAGGTGTATGACCGCGTGCTGGGACGGCTGTCGGCACAGGGGTGGCGCATGCGGCCCGGCACGGCGGCCGAGCGCGCGGCCCGGCGTGTGCGGGACCTGACCGTGATCCAGACCCCTTGGAACGTCCCGCTGGAACTGGTGACGGGGCTGGAGGAGGCGGCGACGCCTTTCGCGAGCCCGCACTTCTCCGAGGGCTTCGTCACGGCGGGGCAGGGCTTCGGCCACTTCGTCTTCGCCGTGGGCAGTGCCGAGGAATACGACGCGGCCCGCCGCTTCGCCATCGACGGCCTGGGCCTCGTCCTGTCGGACTGGCTGCGGCTGCCCATGGGCGAGATCCAGATGCACGTCTCCTTCTTCCATTGCAACCCGCGCCACCATTCGCTGGCCATCGCCTATCTGCCCCGGCCCGAGGTGCCGCAGCGCCTGCATCACGTCAACTTCGAGGTCGCGCACGTGCGCAGCGTGGGCCTGGCCTACGACCGCGCGCTGCGCGCCGGCACGCCGCTCGCCAACACGCTGGGCCAGCACGCCAACGACGGCATGGTCAGCTTCTACAGCCTGGGCCCCGATGGCTGGCGCGTCGAGATCGGCGCCACCGGCCGCACCGTGGGCGAGGACTGGAACGACGTGCGCGAATACGACCGCATCAGCGACTGGGGCCACCTGCCGCCCGACGCACTGGCGCAGGCCCTGGCCGGATCGCCTTCTTCTTCTGCTTGA
- a CDS encoding tripartite tricarboxylate transporter substrate binding protein has protein sequence MNASRRKWMAAGLALAACLAGTVHAASWPTRPVRLVLPGAAGTAPDIMARLLGDKLSKLWGQPVIVENKPGAGGLVGLAAVKSAERDDHMFVFTPASVLTLTPYMYKSSQVDIVRDFQPVAMVGISPMMAAVSASSSANTLADVLAMARRRPDSFVVSTTFLYSVPNLAVDMLSRAAGVPLRAVPFSSSSQSISAVVGGDAQMLIDGVPPIEPMIKGGRLKPVVMFSDGRVPNRPDLPAASETYPSLVINGWFAVVAPQGTGKPAIERVNRDLATVLAERDVVDRLDTLGVYPKTMSVDEFGNYWRDERTRWEKVLRDVNAQPVQQ, from the coding sequence ATGAACGCATCACGACGCAAATGGATGGCTGCCGGCCTCGCGCTGGCGGCCTGCCTGGCCGGCACGGTCCACGCGGCCTCCTGGCCGACCCGTCCCGTACGGCTGGTCCTGCCGGGGGCGGCCGGGACGGCGCCCGACATCATGGCCCGGCTGCTGGGCGACAAGCTGTCCAAGCTCTGGGGCCAGCCGGTCATCGTCGAGAACAAGCCCGGCGCCGGCGGCCTGGTCGGACTGGCGGCGGTGAAATCGGCCGAGCGCGACGACCACATGTTCGTGTTCACCCCCGCTTCGGTGCTGACGCTCACGCCCTACATGTACAAGAGTTCGCAGGTCGACATCGTCCGCGACTTCCAGCCGGTGGCCATGGTGGGCATCAGCCCCATGATGGCCGCGGTCAGCGCCTCGTCGTCCGCCAATACCCTGGCCGACGTGCTGGCCATGGCGCGCCGCCGGCCGGACAGCTTCGTGGTGTCGACCACCTTCCTGTACTCGGTGCCCAATCTCGCGGTGGACATGCTGTCGCGCGCCGCCGGCGTGCCGCTGCGCGCCGTGCCGTTCTCCAGCAGCTCCCAGAGCATATCGGCCGTGGTCGGCGGCGACGCGCAGATGCTGATCGACGGCGTCCCGCCCATCGAGCCCATGATCAAGGGGGGCCGGCTCAAGCCCGTCGTGATGTTCTCCGACGGACGGGTGCCGAATCGTCCCGACCTGCCCGCCGCATCCGAGACCTATCCCTCGCTGGTCATCAACGGCTGGTTCGCGGTCGTCGCGCCGCAAGGCACGGGCAAGCCGGCCATCGAGCGCGTCAACCGGGACCTGGCCACCGTGCTGGCCGAGCGCGACGTGGTCGACAGGCTCGACACGCTGGGCGTCTACCCCAAGACCATGTCGGTGGACGAGTTCGGCAACTACTGGCGCGACGAACGCACGCGCTGGGAAAAGGTGCTGCGCGATGTGAACGCCCAGCCGGTGCAGCAATAG
- a CDS encoding FAD-dependent monooxygenase translates to MAGETLLETDVLVIGAGPVGLALAIELGMQGRRCLVVEQHDRVGLAPRAKTTNVRSRELMRRWGVAGKLAQVAPFGVDYPSNVVFATRLAGRELARFANAFYCSPRRDERFPEHAQWVPQYKVEEVLRDHAESLPGVQLRFSTRLEDFSQSGQGVEAVLAGPDGPLRVRAAYMAGADGARSTVRARLDVRMEGVSPLSHHRNIIFHAPGLAGMHGLGPAVMYWLVNPEAPAVVAPLDGNDMWTFGYARRDGQEPPIEGLMRAALGLDIPIDIRHRDEWTAHRLIATRYRDGRVFLAGDACHLHPPFGGHGMNMGIGDAVDLGWKLAAALDGWGGPALLDSYEAERRQVHRRVVDEAVHNLSHSSGSLWREGLEDEGPAGDAARREAERAILVSKRQEFDSLGVVLGSRYERSPVLAHEPEGADEPWDSTRYVQTARPGCRAPHAWLAPGRGQGASLFDHFAFRGLTLLATRPAAREAAQALAAQAAGAGIPLTVIAPPVDGLRELYGADLALIRPDQYVAWRGHDPGEGAAALELAAGRAAVHA, encoded by the coding sequence ATGGCGGGCGAGACGCTGCTGGAAACCGACGTGCTGGTGATCGGAGCAGGCCCCGTGGGACTGGCGCTGGCCATCGAACTGGGCATGCAGGGCCGCCGCTGTCTGGTGGTGGAGCAGCATGACCGGGTGGGACTCGCGCCCCGCGCCAAGACGACCAACGTGCGTTCGCGCGAACTGATGCGGCGCTGGGGCGTGGCCGGGAAGCTGGCGCAGGTCGCGCCCTTCGGTGTCGATTACCCGTCCAACGTGGTGTTCGCGACCCGGCTGGCCGGCCGGGAACTGGCGCGGTTCGCCAATGCGTTCTATTGCTCGCCCCGGCGCGACGAGCGCTTTCCCGAGCATGCGCAGTGGGTGCCCCAGTACAAGGTGGAGGAGGTGCTGCGCGACCATGCGGAAAGCCTACCGGGCGTGCAACTGCGCTTCTCCACCCGGCTGGAAGATTTCTCGCAGTCCGGCCAGGGGGTCGAGGCCGTGCTGGCGGGGCCGGACGGACCGCTGCGCGTGCGGGCCGCCTACATGGCCGGCGCCGATGGTGCCCGCAGCACCGTGCGTGCGCGGCTGGACGTTCGGATGGAGGGCGTATCCCCGCTTTCCCATCACCGCAACATCATCTTCCACGCCCCGGGGCTGGCTGGCATGCACGGGCTGGGTCCGGCCGTCATGTACTGGCTGGTCAACCCCGAGGCGCCGGCGGTCGTCGCGCCGCTGGACGGCAACGACATGTGGACCTTCGGCTATGCCCGCCGCGACGGCCAGGAGCCGCCCATCGAAGGCCTGATGCGCGCCGCGCTGGGCCTGGACATCCCGATCGACATCCGCCACCGCGACGAATGGACCGCGCATCGCCTGATCGCCACGCGCTATCGCGACGGCAGGGTGTTCCTGGCCGGCGATGCCTGCCACCTGCATCCGCCGTTCGGCGGCCATGGCATGAACATGGGTATCGGCGACGCCGTGGACCTGGGGTGGAAGCTGGCGGCGGCGCTGGACGGCTGGGGCGGGCCGGCGTTGCTGGACAGCTACGAGGCGGAACGCCGCCAGGTGCATCGCCGGGTGGTGGACGAGGCCGTGCACAACCTGTCGCACAGCTCCGGCAGCCTGTGGCGCGAAGGGCTGGAGGACGAGGGGCCGGCCGGGGACGCCGCGCGGCGCGAAGCCGAGCGGGCCATTCTCGTTTCCAAACGCCAGGAGTTCGATTCGCTGGGCGTGGTGCTGGGCAGCCGCTACGAGCGGTCTCCGGTGCTGGCGCATGAGCCGGAGGGGGCGGACGAGCCCTGGGACTCGACGCGCTATGTGCAGACCGCGCGCCCGGGGTGCCGCGCGCCGCATGCCTGGCTGGCGCCGGGTCGCGGCCAGGGCGCGTCCTTGTTCGACCATTTCGCCTTTCGCGGGCTGACGCTGCTGGCGACCCGTCCGGCCGCGCGGGAGGCGGCGCAGGCGCTGGCCGCCCAGGCGGCGGGCGCGGGTATTCCGCTGACGGTGATCGCGCCGCCCGTCGACGGCCTGCGCGAACTGTACGGCGCCGACCTGGCCCTGATCCGGCCGGACCAGTACGTGGCCTGGCGCGGCCACGATCCGGGGGAAGGCGCCGCGGCGCTGGAACTCGCGGCGGGTCGCGCCGCGGTCCACGCCTGA
- a CDS encoding LysR family transcriptional regulator, which translates to MNNPDNQDPQIADLRAVLALIEDGTVTRAAQRLGLTQSALSYHLDRMRKRFADPLFVRVGNRMAPTPFAQRLAEPASRVLRIVETEIAGLARFDPALTDREFRIGVNEIGAIVLVPKLMKRLAEVAPHARLAPTQVSADTMAAALESGELDVVAGHVSRPHDALLRQHLYRRAYVCVARRDHPRIGDAMTLREFGRTPQVQSPSVPITFAWINDQLRKHGVQSQVRLTTEHVAAIPFIVAASDLIAIIPDEVYHLFQPIAPIKKVRLPLRIPSIDVHQYWHSRVAGDPANQFFRSVVYAVGCERQPASPGHLSYT; encoded by the coding sequence ATGAATAATCCAGATAACCAGGATCCTCAGATCGCGGACCTGCGGGCAGTGCTGGCGCTGATCGAAGACGGCACCGTCACCCGCGCAGCCCAGCGCCTGGGGCTGACCCAGTCGGCGCTGAGCTACCACCTCGACCGCATGCGCAAGCGCTTCGCCGACCCGCTGTTCGTCCGCGTGGGCAACCGCATGGCTCCCACGCCCTTCGCCCAGCGGCTGGCCGAGCCGGCCTCGCGGGTGCTGCGCATCGTGGAAACCGAGATCGCCGGGCTGGCCCGCTTCGATCCCGCATTGACGGACCGGGAATTCCGCATCGGCGTCAACGAGATCGGCGCCATCGTACTGGTGCCCAAGCTGATGAAACGCCTGGCCGAAGTCGCCCCGCACGCCCGCCTCGCCCCCACGCAGGTCTCGGCCGACACCATGGCCGCCGCGCTGGAGTCGGGCGAGCTGGACGTCGTCGCCGGCCACGTCTCGCGCCCGCACGACGCCCTGCTGCGCCAGCATCTCTACCGCCGCGCCTACGTCTGCGTGGCCCGCCGCGACCACCCCCGCATCGGCGACGCCATGACCCTGCGCGAATTCGGCCGCACGCCGCAGGTCCAGTCCCCGTCCGTGCCCATCACCTTCGCGTGGATCAACGACCAGCTGCGCAAGCACGGCGTGCAGAGCCAGGTGCGGCTCACCACCGAACACGTGGCCGCGATTCCCTTCATCGTGGCCGCCAGCGACCTGATCGCCATCATTCCGGACGAGGTCTACCACCTGTTCCAACCCATCGCGCCGATCAAGAAAGTCCGGCTACCGCTGCGCATCCCGTCCATCGACGTGCACCAGTACTGGCACTCGCGCGTGGCGGGGGATCCGGCGAACCAGTTCTTCCGCTCGGTGGTCTACGCGGTGGGCTGCGAACGCCAGCCCGCTTCGCCCGGCCACCTCTCGTATACTTGA
- a CDS encoding NUDIX hydrolase produces MTASDRALTYFPAPRSQRYCSQCGNLLARRIPDDDNRERDLCDHCGAIHYQNPRMVLGTIPVWEKQVLLCRRAIEPRHGYWTLPAGFMELGETTAQGAARETQEEAGARIEMGPLFAVLDIPHVDQVHIFYLARLTDAEFEPGPESLEARLFDEDEIPWDDLAFRSVSTALRLFFADRARGTFQIHSDTLLRGPEPVPAISTPAP; encoded by the coding sequence ATGACCGCTTCCGACCGCGCCCTCACGTACTTCCCGGCTCCGCGCTCCCAGCGCTACTGCTCGCAATGCGGCAACCTGCTGGCCCGCCGCATACCCGACGACGACAACCGCGAACGCGATCTCTGCGACCACTGCGGCGCGATCCACTACCAGAATCCCCGCATGGTGCTGGGGACCATTCCCGTCTGGGAAAAGCAGGTGCTGCTGTGCCGCCGGGCGATCGAGCCGCGCCACGGCTACTGGACCCTGCCGGCCGGCTTCATGGAGCTGGGCGAGACCACTGCCCAGGGCGCGGCCCGCGAAACCCAGGAAGAAGCCGGCGCCCGCATCGAGATGGGACCGCTGTTCGCGGTGCTGGACATCCCCCACGTGGACCAGGTCCACATCTTCTATCTCGCGCGCCTGACCGATGCCGAGTTCGAGCCCGGCCCCGAAAGCCTGGAAGCCCGCCTGTTCGACGAGGACGAGATCCCCTGGGACGACCTGGCCTTCCGTTCGGTCTCGACCGCGCTCAGGTTGTTCTTCGCCGACCGGGCGCGCGGCACGTTCCAGATCCACAGCGACACCCTGCTGCGCGGTCCCGAACCGGTTCCCGCGATCTCCACGCCCGCCCCTTGA
- the aat gene encoding leucyl/phenylalanyl-tRNA--protein transferase, whose protein sequence is MPALLEPDTPFPPLEHALEDPPGLLAVGADLSIERLRAAYAHGVFPWYLPGEPILWWSPDPRMVLFTERFSPSHSLRKKLRQVARDPAIEVRVDTAFDDVMRACAAPRSDERPATWITLPMQRAYRLWHRHGQVHSVETWIGGELVGGLYGVSLGRMFYGESMFTRVADGSKIALAYLVRFLRRHGVEMIDCQQDTRHLASLGGATITRAEFEHLIVKFTRMPELPWRSGRLRHDGEIVDLDAPHAAADPG, encoded by the coding sequence ATGCCGGCCCTGCTGGAGCCGGACACGCCCTTCCCGCCGCTCGAACACGCGCTCGAAGATCCCCCGGGCCTGCTGGCCGTGGGCGCCGACCTGTCCATCGAACGGCTGCGCGCCGCGTACGCGCATGGCGTCTTCCCGTGGTACCTGCCGGGCGAACCCATCCTGTGGTGGAGCCCGGATCCGCGCATGGTGCTGTTCACCGAACGCTTCTCTCCTTCGCACTCGCTGCGCAAGAAGCTGCGGCAGGTCGCGCGCGATCCCGCCATCGAGGTCAGGGTGGACACGGCGTTCGACGACGTCATGCGCGCCTGCGCGGCGCCGCGCAGCGACGAGCGCCCCGCCACCTGGATCACGCTGCCCATGCAGCGGGCCTATCGGCTCTGGCACCGGCACGGCCAGGTCCACTCGGTCGAGACCTGGATCGGCGGCGAACTCGTGGGCGGCCTGTACGGCGTCAGCCTGGGCAGGATGTTCTATGGGGAATCGATGTTCACCCGGGTGGCCGACGGCTCCAAGATCGCGCTGGCCTACCTGGTGCGCTTCCTGCGCCGCCATGGCGTGGAGATGATCGACTGCCAGCAGGACACGCGCCATCTGGCCTCGTTAGGGGGGGCCACGATTACCCGCGCGGAATTCGAGCACCTGATTGTAAAATTCACCCGGATGCCCGAGCTTCCGTGGCGATCGGGCAGGCTGCGCCACGACGGCGAGATCGTCGACCTGGACGCACCCCACGCTGCGGCCGATCCCGGCTGA